The following are encoded together in the Pseudomonas sp. IB20 genome:
- a CDS encoding LysR family transcriptional regulator codes for MDIKQLKFLIALDETRHFGQAAARCHITQPTLSMRLRNLEEELDLPLVNRGQRFEGFTAPGERVLAWARTVLAAYDGLQAEAAACRGNLVGTLRLGVVPLSSFDPLTLMQQLHKEHPSLRFELSALSSEQILEQLASNRLDLGVSYLERLDNERFDSLALGETRMGLLYDQRFFSFGDKPLSWEALIELPLGMLTSGMHFRQSIDHNFHSRGLNPQPLLQTDAVHQLLQAVHGGLCCAVMPLDGGLDALTEHLRLQPIEDAHTLARLGLIMRRSAPRSALAEACFALFQKSQQEP; via the coding sequence ATGGACATCAAACAGCTGAAATTCCTCATCGCCCTCGACGAGACCCGGCACTTCGGCCAGGCGGCAGCGCGCTGCCACATCACCCAGCCGACCCTGTCGATGCGCCTGCGCAACCTCGAAGAAGAGTTGGATTTGCCGCTGGTCAATCGCGGCCAGCGCTTCGAAGGCTTTACCGCGCCGGGCGAACGCGTATTGGCATGGGCCCGCACCGTGCTGGCGGCGTATGACGGCTTGCAGGCCGAAGCAGCGGCGTGTCGCGGCAATTTGGTCGGTACGTTGCGCCTGGGCGTGGTGCCACTGTCGAGCTTCGACCCCTTGACGCTGATGCAGCAACTGCATAAAGAGCATCCGAGCCTGCGCTTTGAGCTGTCGGCATTAAGCTCCGAGCAAATCCTCGAACAACTGGCGAGCAATCGCCTGGACTTGGGCGTGTCCTACCTGGAACGCCTGGACAATGAGCGCTTCGACTCGCTGGCCCTGGGCGAAACCCGCATGGGCCTGCTCTACGACCAGCGTTTTTTCAGCTTCGGCGACAAGCCGTTGAGCTGGGAGGCGCTGATCGAATTGCCATTGGGCATGCTCACCAGCGGCATGCACTTTCGCCAATCCATCGACCACAACTTCCACAGCCGTGGGCTCAACCCGCAGCCTTTGTTGCAAACCGATGCGGTGCACCAATTGTTACAGGCCGTGCACGGCGGCCTGTGTTGCGCCGTGATGCCACTGGACGGCGGCCTTGATGCGCTGACCGAGCACCTGCGTCTGCAACCTATTGAGGACGCTCACACCCTAGCCCGCCTTGGGCTGATCATGCGTCGCAGCGCGCCGCGTTCGGCATTGGCAGAAGCTTGTTTTGCGCTGTTTCAGAAATCGCAGCAAGAGCCTTGA